A window of the Bacillus sp. A301a_S52 genome harbors these coding sequences:
- a CDS encoding SDR family oxidoreductase, translating to MFDYKGKVALVTGASGGIGKQYAKELASKGSDVILVARSKEKLEALATELSSAYRIRTYSLPTDLSKADSVASLAQQIEDLNLNVDILINNAGFGTHGRFETIPNDQEQEMINLNISTIVGMTHQFLPYMQQQKTGIIVNVASLSSFQPIPYMATYAATKAFVLSFTESLFAENRHLGVRVLALCPGTTKTKFFDVIGTQNMPGGINGTPESVVKAGFKGIDKKRSYIIDGVKNYWIAQASRFMPRKFTAIMGERVTRPADIQIPASIVKQ from the coding sequence TTGTTTGATTACAAAGGAAAAGTGGCACTAGTAACGGGCGCCTCAGGCGGAATTGGAAAACAATATGCAAAGGAATTAGCGTCTAAAGGGAGCGATGTTATTTTAGTGGCACGCTCAAAAGAAAAGTTAGAGGCATTGGCAACGGAGTTATCCAGTGCTTATCGAATTCGCACATATTCCTTACCAACAGATTTATCGAAAGCGGATTCAGTAGCATCTTTGGCACAACAAATTGAAGATCTCAATTTAAACGTTGATATTTTAATTAACAATGCTGGATTTGGCACTCATGGGCGTTTTGAAACGATCCCAAACGATCAGGAACAGGAGATGATAAACCTTAATATATCTACGATTGTTGGTATGACGCATCAGTTCTTACCATACATGCAGCAACAAAAGACAGGGATTATTGTTAATGTTGCTTCGCTAAGTTCTTTTCAACCGATCCCTTACATGGCTACCTATGCAGCTACAAAAGCATTTGTTCTGTCATTCACCGAATCGCTTTTCGCAGAGAATAGACACCTTGGCGTGAGGGTCTTGGCACTGTGCCCTGGAACAACAAAAACGAAATTTTTCGATGTTATCGGCACACAAAATATGCCAGGAGGAATTAATGGGACTCCTGAATCGGTCGTGAAAGCTGGCTTTAAGGGAATTGATAAAAAACGGAGCTACATCATAGACGGCGTCAAAAATTATTGGATCGCTCAAGCTAGTCGATTTATGCCACGAAAATTTACTGCAATTATGGGTGAACGGGTGACTCGCCCTGCCGACATACAAATACCTGCTTCAATCGTAAAGCAATAA
- a CDS encoding aldo/keto reductase, translated as MAKRSLGKQGLEVSALGLGTMLMPNDDESVRVIHEALDMGVTMFDTADLYGDYAEQRFGVNEKLVGRALKDRREKAIIATKFGITHTQGYKGDRAYIKKSVDASLYNLGLDYIDLYYQHRLDPNTAIEETVDTLSELVKEGKIRYIGLSEAPADIIKRAHKVHPLSAVETEYSLWSREVEDEILPLLKELGIGLVPYSPLGRGFLTGQIKKFEDLPENDYRRQYERFQGDNFIKNVEVVTKIQELASKKGYSPAQLALAWLLGQGDQIVPIPGTRKAERIRENLGALQVQLTEEDYQEIENISPKGTAAGGRGTSQS; from the coding sequence ATTGCAAAAAGAAGTCTTGGAAAACAAGGATTAGAGGTATCTGCACTTGGTCTTGGTACGATGCTAATGCCAAATGACGACGAATCGGTACGTGTCATTCACGAAGCGTTGGATATGGGTGTAACCATGTTTGACACAGCAGATCTTTATGGTGATTATGCAGAGCAACGATTTGGCGTAAACGAAAAATTAGTTGGACGTGCGCTAAAGGATAGGCGTGAGAAAGCAATCATCGCTACAAAGTTTGGTATTACACATACTCAAGGCTATAAGGGTGATCGGGCATACATTAAGAAATCAGTGGATGCGAGTTTGTATAACCTTGGATTAGATTATATAGATCTTTATTATCAGCATCGTTTAGATCCTAATACAGCCATTGAGGAAACCGTGGACACTTTATCCGAGCTAGTTAAAGAAGGAAAAATCCGTTATATTGGATTATCTGAAGCTCCTGCAGATATTATTAAACGAGCGCACAAGGTTCATCCACTATCAGCTGTAGAAACGGAATATTCTTTATGGAGCCGAGAAGTAGAAGATGAGATTCTGCCATTATTAAAAGAACTCGGAATAGGTTTAGTGCCTTACAGTCCGTTAGGTCGGGGGTTTTTAACTGGTCAGATTAAAAAATTTGAAGATTTACCAGAGAATGACTATCGACGTCAGTATGAGCGGTTTCAAGGTGATAATTTTATCAAAAACGTAGAAGTCGTCACTAAAATTCAAGAGTTAGCTAGTAAAAAAGGCTATTCCCCTGCTCAGCTGGCTTTGGCATGGTTGCTTGGTCAAGGAGATCAAATTGTACCAATCCCTGGTACTAGAAAAGCGGAAAGAATAAGAGAAAACCTGGGGGCTCTGCAAGTTCAACTAACCGAGGAGGATTATCAGGAAATTGAAAACATTTCACCTAAGGGAACGGCAGCTGGTGGAAGAGGTACTTCTCAATCCTAA
- a CDS encoding MarR family transcriptional regulator, with amino-acid sequence MIVEIQDNKHIEENLSLKLFIVLNRALQSVKKRVEENIKSFGLNPTEFAVLELLYSKGDQPIQKIGEKVLIASSSITYVVDKLEKKRFIDRKPCPKDRRITYAAITEAGTDVMNDIFPKHRDAIEEICSGLDEKEKVMVIEQLKKLGFHAQSIEL; translated from the coding sequence ATGATTGTGGAAATTCAAGACAACAAACATATAGAAGAAAATTTGTCTTTAAAGTTATTTATTGTGTTGAACCGTGCTTTACAATCCGTAAAAAAGCGTGTTGAGGAAAATATCAAAAGTTTTGGATTAAACCCAACAGAATTTGCGGTTCTTGAATTGCTATACAGCAAAGGGGATCAACCAATACAAAAAATTGGTGAAAAAGTTTTGATTGCCAGTAGTAGTATCACATATGTCGTAGATAAATTAGAAAAGAAAAGATTTATTGATAGAAAGCCCTGCCCAAAAGACCGTCGCATCACATATGCAGCAATAACAGAAGCGGGAACAGATGTAATGAATGACATTTTTCCAAAGCATCGTGATGCCATTGAGGAAATATGTAGTGGATTAGATGAAAAAGAAAAAGTGATGGTCATTGAGCAATTAAAAAAATTAGGATTCCATGCCCAGAGCATCGAATTATAA
- a CDS encoding nitroreductase family protein, which translates to MSEFIQLIEERRSASNFLPDVPITKIELNEIFDLVKLGPSAFNLQHTNYVTVLDPEVKERLQKAAYGQHKVLSSSAVIIVLGDKKAFEQASDIYEGLKMLGMANKQEYDHMVNDTVSFYESRGQGFQRDEAIRNASLSAMLFMLAAKEKGWDTCPMIGFDPKGVKEVLHLSDHYEVAMMITIGKEKVESRKPRGYRKPVSEFVTYI; encoded by the coding sequence ATGTCTGAGTTTATCCAGTTGATAGAAGAAAGACGTTCAGCTAGTAACTTTTTACCTGACGTTCCAATTACGAAAATAGAGTTAAATGAAATCTTTGATTTAGTTAAATTAGGACCTTCGGCTTTTAATCTTCAGCATACAAACTATGTCACAGTGTTAGACCCAGAAGTTAAAGAAAGGTTACAAAAAGCTGCATACGGACAACATAAAGTATTGAGTTCTTCAGCGGTGATCATCGTTTTGGGAGATAAAAAAGCTTTTGAACAAGCTTCAGATATCTACGAAGGTCTGAAGATGTTAGGAATGGCAAATAAGCAAGAATATGATCATATGGTTAATGATACAGTTTCTTTTTATGAGTCTAGAGGTCAAGGGTTCCAACGAGATGAAGCAATAAGGAATGCCTCCTTGTCAGCCATGTTATTTATGCTAGCGGCGAAAGAAAAAGGCTGGGATACTTGTCCGATGATAGGATTTGATCCAAAGGGGGTTAAAGAAGTTTTACATTTAAGTGATCATTACGAAGTAGCTATGATGATAACAATCGGTAAAGAAAAGGTTGAGAGTAGGAAACCACGCGGTTATCGAAAGCCTGTTAGTGAATTTGTAACATACATTTAA
- a CDS encoding DoxX family protein: protein MSNKNEIGNLLLRVVLGLVFLGHGAAKFQGGIENTVGWFDSIGLPGGLAYVVAIIELVGGIALILGLGTRIAAALMGLIMIGAIFTVNLAGGFLNGYAFDLVLLVVAAHLALNGSKLSSLGQLVFKNKHQSKSFVESA, encoded by the coding sequence ATGTCAAACAAAAACGAAATTGGAAATTTATTATTGCGAGTGGTGTTAGGGCTTGTATTTTTAGGACATGGTGCTGCAAAGTTTCAAGGAGGTATAGAAAATACAGTAGGGTGGTTTGACAGTATTGGTTTACCTGGAGGACTTGCGTATGTTGTGGCTATCATTGAATTAGTTGGTGGTATTGCTCTCATTTTAGGCTTAGGAACACGCATTGCAGCTGCATTGATGGGACTCATCATGATTGGCGCTATTTTTACAGTTAATTTAGCCGGTGGCTTTTTAAATGGTTATGCTTTTGATTTAGTATTACTAGTTGTTGCAGCACATCTAGCATTAAATGGTAGTAAGTTGTCCTCTTTAGGTCAATTAGTCTTTAAGAATAAACATCAATCAAAATCCTTTGTAGAATCAGCTTAA
- the wrbA gene encoding NAD(P)H:quinone oxidoreductase, which yields MGILEKIFGKTKESNEMSNVKLAVIYYSMGGTNYQLAKWAEEGAKEHGAEVKVLKVPELAPQSVIDANEDWKAHVESTKDVPEVTLDDLEWADAIIFSVPTRFGNMPAQMKQFLDTTGGLWFNGKLVNKVVSAMSSAQNPHGGQEATILGLYTTMHHWGALIASPGYTDPVQFTSGGNPYGVSVTVGQDGKMVEDVEAAVKHQAKRTVTIAEWVKKAN from the coding sequence ATGGGGATTTTGGAAAAAATATTTGGAAAAACAAAGGAGTCGAATGAAATGTCAAATGTTAAATTAGCAGTTATTTATTACAGCATGGGTGGAACTAACTATCAATTAGCCAAATGGGCTGAAGAAGGTGCGAAAGAACATGGTGCTGAAGTGAAAGTATTAAAAGTACCTGAACTTGCGCCACAATCAGTGATCGATGCAAACGAAGACTGGAAAGCACATGTTGAATCAACGAAAGATGTACCTGAAGTTACGTTAGATGATCTTGAATGGGCAGACGCGATTATTTTCAGTGTACCAACACGTTTTGGAAATATGCCGGCACAAATGAAACAATTTTTAGATACAACAGGTGGTTTATGGTTTAACGGAAAGCTTGTAAACAAAGTTGTTAGTGCCATGAGTTCCGCTCAAAATCCTCACGGTGGTCAAGAAGCAACTATCTTAGGTCTTTACACGACAATGCATCACTGGGGCGCTTTAATTGCATCGCCTGGTTACACTGACCCAGTTCAATTCACGTCTGGAGGAAATCCATACGGCGTTAGTGTCACAGTAGGTCAAGATGGCAAGATGGTTGAGGATGTTGAAGCAGCTGTTAAACATCAAGCGAAGCGTACAGTGACAATAGCTGAATGGGTTAAAAAAGCAAATTAA
- a CDS encoding DeoR/GlpR transcriptional regulator — MNINERRKLIEEEVLEKGKMDIEELEKMLGVSAMTIRRDLMHLEKENKLIRTHGGAVPAKGIIDETSYENKEKQQLPEKKAIAAYAATIVRPGDTIILDSGTTTHEIARVLKSRSNLTVITNDILIAAEFLNTSVHTIITGGELQNQVGAMFGPHTESLLESIHVDLLFLGAHALHPAAGITAPTLEKAKIKRLMVHSAETTWLVADHSKFGKSSFASVCGLETLQGIITNDNVSMKEAETYHDTVIRVPSQKEGNANENRSYRR, encoded by the coding sequence ATGAACATAAACGAGAGAAGAAAGTTAATTGAAGAAGAAGTGCTGGAAAAAGGAAAAATGGATATTGAGGAACTGGAAAAAATGCTCGGTGTTTCCGCCATGACGATCCGCCGAGACTTAATGCACCTTGAAAAGGAGAATAAACTGATCCGTACTCACGGAGGCGCGGTACCTGCAAAAGGGATTATTGATGAAACATCCTATGAAAATAAAGAAAAACAGCAGCTGCCGGAGAAAAAAGCAATCGCTGCCTATGCGGCAACTATTGTGAGACCTGGAGATACGATTATTCTTGATTCAGGCACGACCACTCATGAAATAGCCCGCGTGCTGAAAAGCAGATCAAATTTAACAGTGATAACAAATGATATTTTAATCGCTGCCGAGTTCCTCAACACGTCAGTACATACGATCATTACAGGTGGTGAGCTGCAAAACCAGGTTGGGGCTATGTTTGGACCACACACAGAGAGCCTGCTGGAGAGCATTCATGTGGATCTTCTGTTCCTAGGGGCGCACGCATTACATCCTGCTGCCGGAATTACCGCGCCGACCCTGGAAAAAGCTAAGATTAAACGACTGATGGTGCATTCGGCAGAAACGACCTGGCTCGTTGCTGACCATAGTAAATTCGGTAAAAGCTCGTTCGCTTCCGTGTGCGGACTGGAAACATTACAGGGAATCATCACAAATGACAATGTGTCTATGAAAGAGGCAGAAACATACCACGATACAGTCATAAGGGTACCATCACAGAAGGAAGGTAATGCCAATGAGAATAGGAGTTATCGCAGATGA
- a CDS encoding four-carbon acid sugar kinase family protein, which yields MRIGVIADDLTGANATGVRLSKQGFKSATMVQGAPFPEEINYDAVIVDTDSRYQTKHVARSRTIQAIDQFKRWGAKLFFKRIDSTYRGNIGTEIDTMLEELGEEAVAVIVPSFPDSGRIVIGGYLIVDGVPLQQTDVANDPVQPLTQSYIPALTEIQSDNKVGFLGLQEVLKGADELSKSIDASFSEGCRIVVCDATTNDQIEVIAEAMCQLDRCIISADPGPLTAAYSKAVMRQQAKQERILVAVGSATKLTGQQLSHLTGKLNAEPVYVDPDKLASYTSSWDEEIQRATEAVLADKKQEVLILTTHLPGHSLLNLEEKAKQEKASEQALAKRITDGLAKISRQVLEDESAMFKGCFSSGGDVTASLCSVSRASGIELLDEVLPLAAYGKMIGGYFDGLPIITKGGMVGDKKAIYDSVKFLQTKF from the coding sequence ATGAGAATAGGAGTTATCGCAGATGATCTAACTGGTGCGAATGCTACCGGGGTCCGATTGAGTAAACAAGGATTTAAATCTGCCACAATGGTACAAGGGGCCCCCTTTCCTGAAGAAATCAACTATGATGCTGTCATTGTCGACACGGACAGCCGTTACCAGACAAAACACGTTGCCCGGTCTCGTACGATCCAGGCAATCGACCAGTTTAAGCGTTGGGGAGCTAAACTTTTTTTCAAACGAATCGACAGCACTTACAGAGGCAATATCGGTACAGAAATTGATACAATGCTGGAGGAGCTAGGGGAAGAAGCGGTTGCCGTTATCGTTCCTTCCTTTCCTGACTCAGGGAGAATTGTTATTGGCGGATACTTGATCGTTGATGGCGTTCCTCTTCAACAGACAGACGTCGCTAATGATCCGGTTCAGCCATTAACACAATCTTATATCCCTGCATTAACGGAAATACAGTCTGATAATAAGGTTGGCTTTTTAGGCCTTCAGGAAGTATTAAAAGGGGCTGACGAGTTAAGCAAATCTATCGATGCCTCTTTCTCGGAAGGTTGCAGGATCGTTGTCTGTGATGCTACTACCAACGATCAGATCGAAGTTATTGCAGAAGCCATGTGCCAGCTTGATAGATGTATCATTTCTGCTGATCCAGGACCGCTAACGGCTGCTTACTCAAAGGCGGTTATGCGCCAGCAGGCAAAACAGGAAAGAATTCTCGTAGCTGTAGGAAGCGCCACAAAGCTAACAGGACAGCAGCTTAGCCACCTTACAGGCAAGCTAAACGCTGAACCCGTCTATGTGGACCCTGATAAACTTGCCAGCTACACAAGCAGCTGGGATGAGGAAATTCAGCGGGCTACAGAAGCTGTTCTTGCTGATAAAAAACAGGAAGTTCTCATTTTAACAACTCATCTCCCCGGGCATTCCCTGCTGAACCTGGAAGAAAAGGCGAAACAGGAAAAGGCCAGTGAACAGGCACTCGCAAAAAGAATCACCGATGGGCTTGCTAAGATCAGCCGACAGGTGCTGGAGGATGAAAGTGCCATGTTTAAAGGTTGCTTCTCCAGTGGTGGTGATGTCACAGCATCCCTTTGCTCTGTGAGCCGAGCAAGCGGTATTGAGCTTCTTGATGAAGTCCTGCCTCTTGCCGCTTATGGGAAAATGATTGGCGGTTATTTCGACGGCCTCCCTATTATTACAAAAGGGGGTATGGTAGGGGATAAAAAAGCGATTTATGACAGCGTCAAGTTTCTACAGACTAAGTTTTAA
- the pdxA gene encoding 4-hydroxythreonine-4-phosphate dehydrogenase PdxA produces MAKTPVIAIPMGDPAGIGPEITVAALAKKEVFESGNPIVIGNTAILEKAAGIMNLDLTMNEVSSVDEATFEFGTIDVLSMDNVNLDEFQYGEVQAQCGQAAFEYIQKAVQLANDGTADVIATTPINKESLKAADVPHIGHTEMLASMTDTDDPLTMFEVRNMRIFFLTRHLSLKDAIAQMTADRVHDYLKRCDDALQRLGVESRKFAVAGLNPHSGENGLFGREEVDEIGPGIERAVADGIEAVGPVPADSVFHQALQGKYDAVLSLYHDQGHIAAKMTDFEKTISITNGLPFLRTSVDHGTAFDIAGKGIASSVSMEECIKLSAKYAPHFTR; encoded by the coding sequence ATGGCTAAAACACCTGTAATTGCAATTCCAATGGGAGATCCAGCAGGAATCGGACCGGAAATTACAGTAGCAGCGTTAGCGAAAAAAGAGGTGTTTGAATCAGGCAACCCCATTGTGATCGGAAACACGGCTATTTTAGAGAAGGCCGCAGGAATTATGAATCTTGACCTTACAATGAATGAAGTAAGTTCTGTGGACGAAGCAACGTTTGAATTTGGCACAATCGATGTTTTATCAATGGATAACGTTAACCTTGACGAATTCCAGTATGGAGAGGTCCAGGCCCAGTGCGGCCAAGCTGCATTTGAATATATTCAAAAAGCAGTTCAGCTGGCAAACGACGGGACGGCAGATGTTATCGCTACAACACCGATTAATAAAGAATCACTAAAAGCCGCAGACGTTCCACATATTGGACATACTGAAATGCTTGCCTCAATGACTGATACAGACGATCCGTTAACAATGTTTGAGGTTAGAAATATGAGAATCTTCTTCTTAACCCGGCACCTGTCTCTTAAAGATGCGATTGCACAAATGACAGCCGACCGTGTCCACGATTACTTAAAACGGTGTGACGATGCACTTCAACGTTTAGGAGTGGAAAGCCGTAAATTTGCTGTTGCCGGCCTTAATCCTCACAGTGGGGAAAACGGATTATTTGGCCGTGAAGAAGTGGATGAAATTGGCCCGGGCATCGAAAGAGCTGTGGCAGATGGGATAGAAGCGGTTGGCCCAGTACCAGCAGACTCTGTCTTCCATCAGGCTCTTCAAGGGAAGTACGATGCCGTTCTGTCTCTTTATCATGATCAGGGACATATTGCAGCGAAAATGACAGACTTTGAAAAAACAATTTCTATTACAAACGGCTTACCGTTCCTGCGTACTTCTGTAGACCATGGTACTGCTTTTGATATTGCCGGAAAAGGCATTGCAAGCTCTGTCAGCATGGAAGAATGCATTAAGCTTTCAGCAAAATACGCACCACACTTTACACGGTAA
- a CDS encoding GntP family permease: MEVSGAQMILGLVIGVFLLIVLVLKTKIHAFLALLISASVTGIIGGMPAPDVVIAITQGFGNTLSTIGIVIGLGVMMGRILEVSGAAERMAYAFIKWLGKKKEEWAMALAGYIVSIPIFVDSAFVILMPLIKALSTKTGKSVVGLGVALGVGLAATHHAVPPTPGPLGVAGIFNVDVGLMLLWGLIFAGPIIVVGVYYAKWIGKRIYQLPTEDGLDYHRPDMPSTLDEYYELQESKNLPSLARSVAPIVIPIMLIFANTTVGALGLEGTTVEYIQFFGSPVIAVAIGLIFAIYGLFSKIKQAEAIERMEEGIKTAGIILLVTGAGGALGEVLRVSGSGDYIAEQIAATALPPVLLPFFIATIVRLIQGSGTVSMITAASISAPILVGMDVNMVLAAQAATLGAMIFSYFNDSLFWVVNRMMGIKNVKEQMLVWSVPTTLAWGTALVMLIVANIFVG, encoded by the coding sequence ATGGAAGTTTCAGGAGCACAAATGATATTAGGTTTAGTCATCGGGGTTTTTCTGCTAATTGTACTAGTTTTAAAAACAAAAATTCACGCTTTTCTTGCACTATTGATTTCTGCGTCAGTCACAGGGATCATCGGGGGCATGCCAGCCCCTGATGTGGTGATCGCCATTACACAGGGGTTCGGAAATACATTAAGCACCATTGGGATTGTTATCGGTTTAGGGGTTATGATGGGACGCATACTCGAAGTCTCGGGAGCGGCCGAACGGATGGCCTATGCATTTATAAAATGGCTTGGAAAGAAAAAAGAAGAATGGGCAATGGCCTTAGCTGGTTATATTGTTTCTATCCCAATATTCGTTGACTCTGCCTTTGTTATTTTAATGCCACTTATTAAAGCGCTTTCAACAAAAACTGGAAAATCAGTCGTAGGACTTGGTGTTGCCCTCGGTGTTGGATTAGCTGCTACTCACCATGCTGTACCACCAACTCCTGGTCCGTTAGGTGTGGCAGGTATATTTAATGTTGATGTTGGACTTATGTTATTATGGGGACTTATTTTTGCCGGTCCGATTATTGTCGTTGGGGTTTACTACGCTAAATGGATTGGAAAGAGAATTTACCAGCTACCTACGGAAGACGGCCTTGATTATCACCGTCCTGACATGCCGTCCACTCTCGATGAATACTATGAGCTTCAGGAAAGTAAGAACTTGCCTTCACTGGCCCGTTCAGTTGCGCCGATTGTTATTCCGATTATGTTAATTTTCGCTAACACGACTGTAGGCGCCCTTGGCTTGGAAGGGACAACTGTCGAGTACATCCAGTTCTTCGGATCTCCAGTAATCGCTGTTGCCATCGGTTTAATTTTTGCAATTTACGGATTATTCAGTAAAATCAAACAAGCTGAAGCGATCGAGCGTATGGAGGAAGGGATTAAGACAGCAGGTATTATTCTATTGGTCACTGGGGCCGGTGGGGCACTTGGAGAAGTACTGCGTGTAAGCGGGAGCGGAGACTATATTGCTGAGCAAATTGCTGCTACAGCCCTGCCACCGGTGCTGCTTCCTTTCTTTATCGCAACGATTGTCCGGCTCATTCAAGGTTCAGGCACAGTATCGATGATTACAGCTGCCTCTATATCAGCCCCAATTCTCGTTGGAATGGATGTCAATATGGTGCTAGCAGCACAAGCGGCTACTCTAGGGGCGATGATCTTCTCTTATTTTAATGACAGCCTGTTCTGGGTAGTTAACAGGATGATGGGAATCAAAAACGTAAAAGAACAAATGCTTGTCTGGTCAGTACCAACTACTTTAGCTTGGGGCACAGCGCTCGTAATGCTAATCGTGGCTAATATTTTCGTTGGATGA
- a CDS encoding EamA family transporter — MRVAGVGLVMLAAICWGISGGIANILMNKGWDPMVISLYRGAVGFIFFFAWFLFRFSQNWMYSPRLYIWSLLAGVGVAGNFTFYAFSIQAASIAVAATLMYTAPVFVLLISFLLRIERSTWLKWGCISGVIMGVILLTGAYNTNSISVSYLGAAAGLAAGLFYALFIFGFKNASSIGKPQSTLTIAFFSFCLILFLFTDSAEIVSVMTSNDIGWFLLLGVVGAGISFIFYVIGIHLTAPSTASIVAMVEPVTASLFGVLLLGDHLTTIQLLGMLLILVTITVLSVKQSN; from the coding sequence ATGAGGGTGGCAGGTGTTGGTTTAGTTATGTTAGCCGCTATATGCTGGGGCATTAGTGGCGGAATTGCCAATATCTTAATGAATAAGGGCTGGGACCCGATGGTGATTTCACTTTATCGAGGAGCTGTGGGATTCATATTTTTTTTCGCGTGGTTTCTCTTTCGCTTCAGCCAAAATTGGATGTACTCTCCTCGTTTATACATATGGTCGCTATTAGCAGGTGTTGGTGTTGCTGGGAATTTCACTTTCTATGCTTTCAGTATTCAGGCAGCAAGCATTGCTGTTGCTGCTACTTTAATGTACACCGCTCCTGTGTTCGTCCTTTTAATCTCCTTTTTACTAAGAATAGAACGTTCGACTTGGTTAAAATGGGGATGCATTTCCGGTGTAATTATGGGGGTTATCCTGCTTACAGGTGCCTACAACACCAATTCAATTTCAGTGAGTTATCTAGGCGCGGCAGCAGGACTCGCTGCTGGTCTGTTTTATGCCTTGTTTATATTCGGATTCAAAAATGCCTCTTCTATCGGAAAGCCGCAGAGCACCTTAACTATTGCTTTTTTTTCATTTTGTCTCATCCTTTTTCTTTTTACGGATAGTGCTGAAATCGTTAGTGTGATGACATCAAACGACATAGGATGGTTTCTTTTATTAGGGGTCGTAGGTGCTGGAATTTCATTTATATTCTATGTGATTGGCATTCACTTGACTGCCCCGTCAACTGCTTCGATAGTCGCTATGGTAGAACCAGTGACAGCTTCATTATTTGGCGTTCTACTTCTCGGAGACCACTTGACCACCATTCAACTTCTGGGAATGCTCCTTATCCTAGTTACAATCACCGTACTTAGTGTGAAGCAGTCGAACTGA
- a CDS encoding ROK family transcriptional regulator yields MEVKASKFIKDKNRKKILEEIIRNRRISRSELSKITTLNKVTTSAQVKSLLDDGLISEEKVVHATTSGRRPLKLTLIAQSAYFLGIDIDTHHINFLLSDLNGYPIHNDIVAINDNDFDSVMKTCLTHIKKYQELEIIKASQYGLANIVFGVHGIVSKDEKIAFIPQHQWSNCSIKAYFEDILDVRVITENSTNLCAYAEYTFQKETDNLISISTYSGIGLGLVNNNDIFKGFHGFAGEVGHMIIEKNGLQCNCGNRGCWELYASEKALLARVGKGQEKGQVTLSELEELYKSEDDLTITAVQEHLDNLAIGLNNILNIYNPESIVINSGLTTIIDDLEAALIERLQSKMNNYSTLKVSHVGKSACVIGACALGIRDFLNIDDLYIDSSQYDEIMANSLQMIE; encoded by the coding sequence ATGGAAGTAAAAGCATCTAAATTCATTAAAGATAAAAATAGGAAGAAGATTTTAGAAGAAATTATTCGAAATCGACGTATTTCCCGTTCAGAACTTTCAAAGATTACGACATTAAATAAAGTGACCACCTCCGCCCAAGTGAAATCGCTACTGGACGACGGACTCATCTCCGAAGAAAAAGTGGTGCATGCTACAACCTCAGGTAGGCGCCCGTTGAAACTGACGTTAATTGCCCAATCTGCCTATTTCTTAGGAATAGACATCGATACCCATCACATTAACTTTCTCTTAAGTGATCTAAACGGCTATCCCATTCATAATGACATCGTCGCTATTAACGATAACGACTTTGATTCTGTTATGAAAACCTGTCTCACCCATATTAAGAAGTATCAGGAGTTGGAAATTATCAAAGCATCACAGTACGGGCTCGCTAACATTGTTTTCGGTGTCCATGGGATTGTCTCAAAAGATGAAAAAATCGCCTTCATCCCCCAGCACCAATGGTCCAACTGTTCGATTAAAGCTTACTTCGAAGACATTCTTGATGTTCGGGTCATTACTGAAAACAGTACGAACCTTTGTGCCTATGCTGAATACACGTTCCAAAAGGAAACAGACAACTTAATCTCAATTAGTACGTATTCTGGCATTGGACTGGGCCTTGTAAATAATAATGATATTTTCAAAGGATTTCATGGATTTGCTGGGGAAGTGGGCCATATGATTATTGAAAAAAATGGCCTTCAATGCAATTGTGGTAATAGGGGATGCTGGGAGCTTTATGCCTCGGAAAAAGCATTGCTAGCACGTGTTGGGAAAGGACAGGAAAAAGGACAAGTGACCCTGTCAGAGCTTGAAGAGCTTTACAAATCAGAAGACGACCTTACCATCACAGCCGTTCAGGAACATCTCGATAACCTCGCCATTGGTCTGAACAATATTCTCAATATATACAACCCGGAGTCAATCGTTATTAACAGCGGTTTAACAACCATCATAGATGATCTTGAGGCCGCTTTAATCGAGCGCCTTCAGTCAAAAATGAACAATTACAGCACTCTAAAAGTCTCCCATGTCGGCAAAAGTGCTTGTGTCATCGGCGCTTGCGCCTTAGGTATCCGTGATTTCCTTAATATTGATGACCTTTACATCGATAGCTCTCAATACGATGAGATCATGGCGAACTCACTGCAAATGATTGAGTGA